One Campylobacter concisus DNA segment encodes these proteins:
- a CDS encoding site-specific integrase → MKNLEKNRNIYIKHNRFYIDYQKDGVRIRRATGLKKSPLAFDFIRKNYNLFLGSEEDIELAKSKYYELEDMQTDRIIRKGEQKLEPIKNTSEFSFEGIIYRLLNEKSFLKDKTIRFYNVASQAVIDFLHSKNIFYLSDFERQDSIDFVKFCKNKGLKDSSINGYCSFFKMVFRYAIANDIISKNPFYIPRFKQELHNADNGDFTPFNLSEILQLIKHAEGELRLFLIVAFFTGARTGEILALTFNDLDFQNKEIRINKTLSELGVLDSPKTKSSNRTIDMLDIVYNELIKLDYTDINQNIFSLSRAVIRLKFNDLQRSLGFKIHKLYDTRHSFASVMLSRGEEPMWVGCKMMGHKNLNETYRSYAKYLPKDTRQRATFLKNIAI, encoded by the coding sequence ATGAAAAATTTAGAAAAAAATAGAAATATATATATTAAGCATAATCGTTTTTATATTGACTATCAAAAGGATGGCGTAAGAATTCGCCGTGCCACTGGACTGAAAAAATCCCCTTTAGCATTTGATTTTATTCGAAAAAACTATAATTTATTTCTTGGCTCTGAAGAGGATATTGAACTTGCTAAGAGCAAATATTATGAGCTCGAGGATATGCAAACTGATCGCATAATCAGAAAAGGGGAGCAAAAGCTGGAGCCTATTAAAAATACTAGTGAGTTTAGCTTTGAGGGGATTATTTATAGATTGCTTAATGAAAAATCCTTTTTAAAGGATAAAACAATCAGGTTTTATAATGTTGCTAGTCAGGCTGTTATCGATTTTCTGCATTCAAAAAACATCTTTTACCTGTCCGATTTTGAAAGGCAGGATAGTATTGATTTTGTAAAATTTTGTAAAAACAAGGGCTTAAAAGATAGCTCAATTAATGGGTATTGCTCTTTTTTTAAAATGGTTTTTCGTTATGCTATTGCCAATGATATAATCTCAAAAAATCCATTCTATATACCTAGGTTCAAACAAGAATTACATAATGCCGACAATGGTGATTTTACCCCTTTTAATTTAAGTGAGATTTTGCAACTTATAAAACATGCCGAGGGCGAGCTACGCTTATTTTTAATAGTTGCATTCTTTACTGGGGCTAGGACTGGCGAGATTTTGGCTTTGACTTTTAATGACTTGGATTTTCAAAATAAGGAGATACGTATTAATAAAACTCTATCGGAGCTAGGTGTTTTGGATTCTCCTAAAACTAAATCCAGCAATCGTACAATCGATATGCTTGATATTGTTTATAATGAACTGATAAAACTCGATTATACCGATATTAATCAAAATATTTTTTCTCTTTCACGAGCAGTTATCAGATTAAAATTTAATGATTTGCAGAGATCCCTTGGCTTTAAAATACATAAGCTTTATGATACTAGACACTCATTCGCTTCTGTAATGTTAAGTCGTGGCGAGGAGCCGATGTGGGTTGGTTGTAAAATGATGGGTCATAAAAATTTAAATGAGACCTATCGCTCTTATGCTAAATATCTACCAAAAGATACTAGGCAAAGAGCAACTTTTTTAAAGAATATAGCAATTTAA
- a CDS encoding class II 3-deoxy-7-phosphoheptulonate synthase, translating into MTWNRDSWREFNILQQPTYPNLKELKEAEEKLKALPPLVFAGEARSLKNELAKVCNGEAFLLQGGDCAESFTNFNANNIRDMFKVLLQMAIVLTFGGGCPVVKVGRVAGQFAKPRSSDYEEVNGVKLPSYRGDIINGFEFDEKARVADPKRMIEAYYQSASTMNLLRAFSRGGLADLHQVHKWNLGFVKRPEIGEKYAKLADDLTKTLSFMAACGITSANTPAINQTAVYTSHEALLLSYEEALTRVDSLSGEWYDCSAHMLWIGERTRGINDAHVHFLSGVKNPIGVKIGPSAKAEDVVALANKLNPENEAGRLNVIIRMGADKIGENLPKILRELKREGLNIVYSIDPMHGNTVKASNNYKTREFSKILSEVRSFFEIHKAEGTRAGGVHLEMTGKDVTECTGGALNITESSLKERYETQCDPRLNADQALELAFLMADLVKKA; encoded by the coding sequence ATGACTTGGAACAGAGATAGTTGGAGAGAATTTAATATCTTGCAACAACCAACTTATCCAAATTTAAAAGAGCTAAAAGAGGCTGAAGAAAAACTAAAAGCACTTCCGCCTTTGGTATTTGCTGGCGAGGCTAGAAGTCTTAAAAATGAGCTTGCAAAAGTTTGCAATGGCGAGGCCTTTTTGCTTCAAGGTGGCGACTGCGCTGAGAGCTTTACAAATTTTAACGCAAACAACATCAGAGATATGTTTAAGGTCTTACTTCAAATGGCGATAGTTTTAACCTTTGGTGGTGGCTGTCCGGTGGTCAAAGTAGGCCGCGTAGCAGGGCAGTTTGCAAAGCCTAGAAGTAGCGATTATGAAGAGGTAAATGGCGTTAAGTTGCCAAGCTATAGAGGTGACATCATAAATGGCTTTGAATTTGACGAGAAAGCTAGAGTTGCCGACCCAAAACGCATGATAGAAGCTTACTATCAAAGTGCTTCTACGATGAACCTCTTAAGAGCCTTTTCAAGAGGAGGTTTGGCAGACCTTCATCAGGTGCATAAGTGGAATTTAGGCTTTGTTAAAAGGCCAGAGATCGGTGAGAAATACGCAAAACTAGCTGACGATCTAACAAAAACTCTATCTTTTATGGCAGCTTGTGGCATCACTTCGGCAAATACCCCAGCGATAAATCAAACAGCAGTCTATACATCTCACGAGGCGCTACTATTGTCTTATGAAGAGGCACTAACCAGGGTTGATAGCCTTAGTGGCGAGTGGTACGACTGCTCGGCTCACATGCTTTGGATAGGCGAGAGAACGCGCGGCATAAACGACGCTCATGTGCATTTTTTAAGTGGTGTTAAAAATCCTATCGGTGTAAAGATCGGACCAAGCGCAAAAGCTGAAGACGTCGTCGCACTCGCAAATAAGCTAAATCCAGAAAATGAAGCTGGCAGACTAAATGTGATAATCAGAATGGGCGCTGACAAGATCGGCGAAAATTTACCAAAAATTTTAAGAGAGCTAAAACGCGAGGGGTTAAATATCGTTTATAGCATCGATCCTATGCATGGCAATACCGTTAAAGCCTCGAACAACTACAAAACTCGTGAATTTAGTAAAATTTTAAGCGAGGTTAGAAGCTTTTTTGAAATTCATAAAGCTGAGGGCACAAGAGCAGGTGGCGTGCATCTTGAGATGACTGGCAAAGATGTGACTGAGTGCACCGGTGGCGCGCTAAACATCACTGAAAGCTCGCTAAAAGAGAGATACGAGACGCAGTGCGATCCAAGACTAAATGCTGATCAGGCTTTAGAGCTTGCATTTTTGATGGCTGATCTAGTTAAAAAAGCTTAA